A genomic region of Christiangramia sp. OXR-203 contains the following coding sequences:
- a CDS encoding organic hydroperoxide resistance protein, whose product MKNLYKTTVTTQGGRNGHTRSEDGILDMELRKPKSLGGDGGDYSNPEQLFAAGYSACYGSALEHVAKQHKIDLGDYSVTATVKLGQTDSGNLQLSAILDTYIPAVDVETGEKLVNEAHEVCPYSRATRDNIDVTLNLMLDEE is encoded by the coding sequence ATGAAGAATTTGTATAAAACTACAGTCACTACTCAGGGAGGTCGTAACGGGCACACTCGTAGTGAAGATGGTATACTGGATATGGAATTGAGAAAACCTAAAAGCCTTGGTGGTGATGGAGGTGACTATTCTAACCCGGAACAATTATTTGCAGCGGGATATTCCGCATGTTATGGTAGTGCACTGGAGCATGTTGCAAAACAGCACAAGATCGATCTTGGAGATTATAGTGTAACAGCTACAGTAAAACTGGGTCAGACAGATTCTGGAAATCTTCAGCTATCTGCAATTCTGGACACCTACATTCCGGCAGTTGATGTAGAAACTGGTGAAAAGCTCGTAAATGAAGCTCACGAAGTTTGTCCTTATTCTAGAGCAACCAGAGATAATATTGATGTTACTCTAAACCTGATGCTGGACGAAGAATAA
- the meaB gene encoding methylmalonyl Co-A mutase-associated GTPase MeaB: MNEHQHKSALSESQSNNSSGNVSAESAQRIRDSRRNKSSEKSLLKDLLDGNKTALGRSITLVESNQLKHKEMAEAIVEGALPHAKKSIRVGITGVPGVGKSTFIESFGSYLIEQGKKVAVLAVDPSSSVSHGSILGDKTRMEKLVTQKNAFIRPSPSGDSLGGVARKTRESILLCEAAGFDVILIETVGVGQSETTVHSMTDFFLLLKLAGAGDELQGIKRGIVEMADAIVINKADGENQKAAREARLEFKRALQLYPPKPSEWKPQVQLISALYEKGISEVWEMITEFKNSTEQNGHFEHNRQEQNKFWLFQSINDHLKSRFYNDPKVKIELEKQLRLIDENKTTAFTAARALLKLS, encoded by the coding sequence TTGAACGAACATCAGCATAAGTCTGCGCTAAGCGAATCTCAAAGCAACAATTCCTCCGGAAATGTTAGTGCAGAATCTGCCCAAAGAATAAGAGATTCCCGCCGCAATAAATCTTCGGAAAAATCTTTACTGAAGGATTTACTGGACGGAAATAAAACTGCTTTGGGAAGAAGTATCACTCTGGTGGAAAGCAATCAACTGAAGCATAAGGAAATGGCTGAAGCGATCGTGGAAGGAGCATTGCCTCACGCCAAAAAATCGATTCGCGTTGGAATTACCGGAGTTCCCGGGGTTGGAAAAAGTACTTTCATCGAAAGTTTTGGTTCCTATCTTATAGAACAGGGTAAAAAGGTTGCTGTCCTAGCGGTAGATCCCAGTAGCTCCGTATCTCACGGAAGTATCCTGGGAGATAAAACCCGCATGGAGAAACTGGTCACTCAGAAAAATGCCTTTATTCGTCCTTCGCCAAGTGGCGATTCTTTAGGTGGTGTGGCTCGAAAGACCAGGGAGAGCATTCTGCTATGTGAAGCAGCAGGCTTTGATGTCATTCTTATTGAAACTGTTGGTGTTGGACAGAGTGAAACTACAGTTCATAGCATGACCGACTTCTTTTTACTTCTAAAACTGGCTGGTGCCGGTGATGAATTACAGGGAATCAAACGCGGCATCGTAGAAATGGCAGATGCCATCGTGATCAACAAAGCTGATGGCGAGAATCAGAAAGCTGCCCGTGAAGCAAGACTTGAATTTAAACGTGCGCTTCAACTTTACCCTCCAAAACCGAGCGAGTGGAAACCACAGGTACAGTTAATTAGTGCTTTATACGAAAAGGGTATTTCCGAAGTATGGGAAATGATCACTGAATTTAAAAATTCCACAGAACAAAACGGCCATTTCGAACACAACCGGCAGGAACAGAATAAGTTCTGGCTATTTCAGAGTATTAATGATCACCTGAAAAGTCGGTTCTATAATGATCCTAAAGTTAAAATAGAACTTGAAAAGCAACTCAGATTAATCGATGAAAATAAAACTACTGCTTTCACTGCCGCCAGGGCATTGCTGAAATTATCCTAG
- a CDS encoding phosphatase PAP2 family protein has protein sequence MEKLVALDKELFLYLNNLGAEEWDWLWIAISDKWMAIPLYALLLYLIFRKFGWKATLLTMVVVTLLITATDQLANLFKHGFERPRPCRQEGVMEYARYVAERCGRFGYFSAHAANSTGVAVFLGLLFRRAYPKMLFLLSIWALVVSYSRIYLGVHYPGDVVTGILIGICFGLLFHVLRKYLFLKFLKD, from the coding sequence ATGGAGAAATTAGTAGCCCTGGACAAAGAACTTTTTCTGTATCTCAATAACCTGGGGGCAGAAGAGTGGGATTGGCTTTGGATCGCGATCAGTGATAAATGGATGGCGATTCCATTATATGCGCTATTACTCTACTTGATTTTTCGAAAATTCGGTTGGAAAGCCACGCTGCTAACGATGGTGGTAGTAACACTGCTCATTACGGCTACAGATCAGCTTGCAAATTTATTTAAGCATGGATTTGAAAGGCCCAGACCATGCCGACAAGAAGGAGTCATGGAATATGCAAGATATGTTGCAGAACGTTGTGGCAGGTTCGGTTATTTCTCTGCTCATGCCGCAAATTCGACGGGTGTCGCTGTTTTCCTCGGACTTTTATTCCGAAGAGCGTATCCTAAGATGCTTTTCTTGTTGAGTATCTGGGCACTTGTAGTTTCGTATAGCAGGATCTATCTGGGCGTACATTATCCGGGAGATGTCGTTACCGGGATATTGATAGGAATATGTTTTGGACTCTTATTCCATGTACTAAGGAAATATCTTTTTCTGAAGTTTCTGAAGGACTAG
- a CDS encoding MATE family efflux transporter: MQLSAYTKEFGKNLNIAYPVMLGQLGHVMVGLVDNLMIGRLGAAPLAAVSLGNALVFIAMSLGIGFSFAITPLIAETDGANDVEGGRSYFHHGLILCTLNGLFLFIILLIAKPLLYRLDQPPEVVDLAIPYLNIVALSMLPLMAFQAFKQFADGLSQTRYAMYATLLANVVNVIFNYILIYGIWIFPRLELEGAAWGTLISRFFMLWFVWEILRRKSKFAEYFKWSKKEMLKWSIFKRLLSLGFPTALQMLFEVAIFTGTIILAGNLGTNPQAANQIALNLASMTFMIAVGLGVTATIRVGNQVGLKKYRELRRIGISIFLLVFLIEAVFALLFVLLKDILPTFYIDNAEVISLAAQLLVIAALFQLSDGIQVVILGALRGLQDVKIPTVFCFIAYWIIGFPVSFYYGQPERLGSMGIWLGLLAGLTASAIMLYFRFNYLSRKLIRTKEAKLNT; encoded by the coding sequence TTGCAATTATCAGCTTATACGAAAGAATTTGGTAAAAACCTGAACATCGCCTACCCGGTGATGCTTGGGCAGTTGGGGCATGTCATGGTAGGCCTTGTTGATAATTTGATGATTGGGAGATTGGGCGCCGCTCCACTGGCTGCAGTTTCCCTGGGAAATGCATTGGTTTTTATAGCTATGTCTCTGGGTATCGGCTTTAGTTTTGCTATTACTCCGCTTATTGCTGAAACCGATGGTGCTAATGATGTAGAAGGTGGTCGAAGCTATTTTCATCATGGTCTTATTCTGTGTACTCTGAATGGCTTGTTCTTATTTATCATTCTGCTTATCGCAAAACCTCTGCTGTACCGTCTTGATCAACCACCAGAGGTAGTGGATCTGGCTATTCCGTATCTTAATATTGTGGCTCTTTCCATGTTGCCATTAATGGCCTTCCAGGCGTTCAAACAATTTGCAGACGGACTCTCACAAACCAGATATGCGATGTATGCGACATTACTGGCGAATGTGGTGAACGTTATTTTCAACTATATACTTATTTATGGGATCTGGATCTTTCCACGACTGGAGCTTGAAGGAGCTGCCTGGGGGACCCTGATCTCAAGATTTTTTATGCTCTGGTTCGTCTGGGAGATCCTCCGTAGGAAATCCAAATTTGCCGAGTACTTTAAATGGTCCAAAAAGGAAATGCTGAAATGGAGCATTTTTAAGAGATTGTTATCCCTTGGATTTCCAACGGCTTTACAAATGCTATTTGAAGTAGCCATTTTTACAGGGACGATTATTCTGGCTGGAAATCTGGGAACGAATCCGCAGGCTGCAAACCAGATCGCTCTCAACCTGGCAAGTATGACCTTTATGATCGCGGTTGGTTTGGGCGTAACGGCAACTATTAGAGTTGGAAATCAGGTAGGATTAAAAAAATACCGGGAACTAAGACGAATAGGAATATCGATCTTCCTGTTGGTTTTCCTTATTGAAGCTGTATTTGCACTCTTATTTGTACTGCTGAAGGATATTTTACCAACGTTTTATATAGATAATGCTGAAGTGATCTCACTTGCTGCACAATTGCTGGTGATAGCAGCCTTATTTCAATTGAGCGATGGCATACAGGTCGTGATCCTTGGCGCTTTGAGAGGACTGCAGGATGTTAAGATCCCAACAGTATTCTGTTTTATCGCTTACTGGATTATCGGCTTTCCGGTGAGTTTTTATTACGGCCAGCCAGAAAGGCTTGGTAGTATGGGAATCTGGCTTGGTTTACTGGCTGGTTTAACGGCTTCAGCAATTATGTTATATTTCCGATTCAATTATCTAAGCCGAAAATTAATTAGAACTAAAGAAGCAAAATTAAACACATAA
- a CDS encoding M20/M25/M40 family metallo-hydrolase, with amino-acid sequence MKKILCTLALSFFGIHSATIAQSSDSLNIRKIYDMSLLNGKSYEWLDHLSNQIGGRLSGSFNAEQAVEYTKKELENLGLDKVWLQPVMVPKWTRGELEFAYVQTGPGDTRNVNITALGGSIATAEGGTKAQVIEVQGLEQLKEYGEEQIKGKIVFYNRPMRADQILTFEAYGGCVDQRYSGAEEAAKYGAVGVIVRSMNLRMDDLPHTGSMSYGELTEDQKIPAAAISTNDAAYLSSMLKIQNDLQVYFKMNCKNFPDVQSYNVIGEITGSETPNEIMVVGGHLDSWDLGDGAHDDGAGVVQSMEVLRLLKETGYQPKKTLRVVLFMNEENGLRGGNKYAEVAKEKNEDHVFALESDSGGFTPRGFTFNASDSQFNKVLSWKPLFEPYLIHYFEKGSGGADIGPLEGGDTVLAGLRPDSQRYFDYHHAANDTFDAVNKRELELGAATMASLVYLVDKYGLESISNTPQLKK; translated from the coding sequence ATGAAAAAAATACTTTGTACCCTGGCGCTGTCTTTCTTCGGAATTCATTCAGCAACGATCGCGCAATCTTCAGATTCTCTGAATATCAGGAAGATCTATGATATGTCGCTGCTAAATGGAAAAAGCTATGAGTGGCTGGATCATCTTTCGAATCAAATAGGCGGTCGTTTATCTGGTTCTTTCAATGCTGAACAGGCGGTGGAATATACCAAAAAGGAACTGGAGAATTTAGGTCTGGACAAAGTATGGTTACAACCGGTAATGGTTCCAAAGTGGACTCGTGGAGAACTGGAATTTGCTTATGTGCAAACCGGTCCTGGCGATACTCGCAACGTAAATATTACGGCTCTTGGTGGTTCTATTGCTACGGCTGAAGGTGGTACGAAAGCACAGGTGATAGAAGTACAGGGATTGGAGCAATTAAAAGAATACGGGGAAGAGCAGATAAAAGGAAAGATCGTTTTCTATAACAGACCTATGCGAGCAGATCAAATACTTACTTTTGAAGCTTATGGTGGTTGTGTGGATCAGCGTTATTCTGGGGCCGAGGAAGCAGCTAAATATGGAGCTGTTGGCGTTATCGTTCGTTCTATGAATCTTCGAATGGATGATTTGCCACATACCGGTTCTATGAGTTATGGTGAGTTAACAGAAGACCAAAAGATACCGGCAGCGGCAATTTCCACTAACGATGCCGCATATCTAAGCAGTATGCTAAAGATTCAGAACGACCTGCAGGTCTATTTTAAAATGAATTGCAAGAACTTTCCAGATGTGCAGTCGTATAATGTAATTGGTGAAATTACTGGTTCTGAAACTCCAAATGAGATTATGGTAGTAGGTGGTCACCTTGATTCCTGGGATCTTGGAGATGGTGCTCACGATGATGGCGCAGGAGTGGTGCAATCTATGGAAGTCCTTAGATTACTGAAAGAAACCGGGTATCAACCTAAAAAAACATTACGTGTTGTATTGTTCATGAATGAAGAAAATGGTCTTCGTGGTGGAAACAAATATGCTGAGGTTGCAAAGGAAAAAAATGAAGATCATGTATTTGCACTTGAAAGTGATTCGGGAGGATTTACTCCAAGAGGATTTACTTTTAACGCGAGCGATTCTCAGTTCAATAAAGTTCTATCCTGGAAGCCACTTTTCGAGCCATACCTGATCCATTATTTTGAAAAAGGAAGTGGTGGAGCTGATATTGGTCCGCTGGAAGGTGGCGATACGGTGCTTGCTGGATTGAGACCAGATTCTCAACGCTATTTCGATTATCACCATGCCGCGAACGATACTTTTGATGCGGTGAATAAAAGAGAACTTGAATTGGGTGCGGCAACGATGGCTTCCCTGGTTTATCTTGTGGATAAATACGGATTGGAATCTATCTCCAATACACCGCAATTAAAGAAGTAG
- a CDS encoding PPK2 family polyphosphate kinase, with translation MKKIDHTQLKVTGNIKLKEKPTKIEMEASEDKIKDKLKDVRKELGDWQDVLYAHHKYSVLVCLQGMDTAGKDSLIREVFKNFNSRGVVVHSFKTPSHKELKHDYLWRHYIALPERGKFGVFNRTHYENVLVTRVHPGYIMNENIPGINSVEDIDENFWDQRFEQIRNFEDHIAQNGTIIFKFFLHLSKDEQRDRLLRRLNKPSKNWKFSPNDLKERKLWDKYQECYEAAINKTSTENSPWYIIPADDKPTARYLVAKILRDELSKYKEVQEPELAPEILENLDQYKEELNAEK, from the coding sequence ATGAAGAAAATAGACCATACCCAGCTCAAAGTAACCGGTAATATTAAACTGAAAGAGAAGCCTACAAAAATAGAGATGGAAGCTTCAGAAGATAAAATTAAAGACAAACTGAAAGATGTACGAAAGGAGCTCGGCGACTGGCAGGATGTACTTTATGCGCACCATAAATATAGCGTGCTGGTTTGCCTGCAGGGAATGGATACTGCTGGGAAGGACAGTTTGATCAGGGAGGTTTTTAAAAATTTCAATAGTAGGGGAGTCGTGGTGCACAGCTTTAAAACTCCTTCTCACAAGGAGCTAAAGCATGACTACTTATGGCGACATTACATCGCCTTGCCAGAGCGTGGTAAGTTTGGAGTATTCAATAGAACTCATTACGAAAATGTGCTTGTCACAAGAGTGCATCCCGGGTATATTATGAATGAAAATATTCCTGGCATCAACAGCGTTGAAGATATAGATGAAAATTTCTGGGATCAGCGTTTCGAACAAATCAGGAATTTTGAGGATCATATTGCCCAGAATGGAACGATCATTTTCAAATTTTTCCTGCACCTTTCCAAGGATGAGCAACGTGACCGATTATTGAGAAGGCTTAACAAACCCAGCAAGAACTGGAAATTTTCTCCTAATGACCTTAAGGAAAGAAAACTCTGGGATAAATACCAGGAGTGTTATGAAGCAGCGATCAATAAGACTTCTACGGAAAATTCTCCGTGGTATATCATCCCGGCCGATGATAAACCAACGGCAAGATACCTGGTCGCAAAGATCCTGAGGGATGAACTTTCGAAATATAAGGAAGTGCAGGAGCCGGAACTTGCTCCGGAAATCCTGGAAAATTTAGATCAATACAAAGAAGAATTAAATGCTGAAAAATAA
- a CDS encoding sigma-54 dependent transcriptional regulator has protein sequence MAKILLIEDEASIRRVLNKILSEESKDYHVTEAEDGLAGMELVKNEDFDLILCDIKMPKMDGVEVLEATKKIKPEIPVVMISGHGDLDTAVNTMKAGAFDYISKPPDLNRLLNTVRNALDRKELVVENTRLKKKVSKNYEMIGDSEEINRIKGMIEKVAHTDARVLITGPNGTGKELVAHWLHQKSDRSKGPMVEVNCAAIPSELIESELFGHVKGAFTSANKDRAGKFEAANKGTIFLDEIGDMSMSAQGKVLRALQESRISRVGSDKDIKVDVRVVAATNKDLKKEIEENNFREDLYHRLAVILIEVPALKNRKDDIPLLVDHFSEKIATEQGTNKKEFTAEAIELLKQSEWRGNVRELRNVVERLIILGGKEITREDVELFGSRF, from the coding sequence ATGGCAAAAATATTACTGATAGAAGACGAGGCAAGCATAAGACGTGTGCTGAATAAAATACTGAGTGAAGAAAGTAAGGATTATCATGTTACCGAAGCTGAAGACGGACTTGCAGGAATGGAACTGGTGAAAAATGAAGATTTTGACCTGATCCTTTGCGACATCAAAATGCCGAAAATGGATGGTGTGGAAGTACTTGAAGCGACTAAGAAGATCAAGCCAGAAATTCCTGTTGTAATGATCTCTGGACATGGTGACCTCGATACCGCCGTAAATACCATGAAGGCCGGAGCTTTCGACTATATTTCAAAACCACCGGATCTTAATCGTTTGCTCAATACTGTTCGAAATGCACTTGATCGAAAGGAATTGGTTGTGGAAAATACCCGCCTGAAGAAAAAGGTAAGTAAGAATTATGAAATGATCGGCGATTCTGAAGAGATCAACAGGATCAAAGGAATGATTGAGAAAGTGGCGCATACCGATGCAAGGGTTCTAATCACTGGTCCAAATGGGACTGGAAAGGAACTTGTTGCGCATTGGTTGCATCAAAAAAGTGATCGCTCTAAAGGTCCTATGGTAGAAGTGAATTGTGCCGCGATCCCTTCAGAATTGATAGAAAGTGAACTTTTCGGACATGTAAAAGGAGCTTTTACTTCAGCAAATAAAGATAGAGCCGGGAAATTTGAAGCAGCTAACAAAGGAACTATATTCCTGGATGAGATTGGGGATATGAGTATGTCTGCTCAGGGAAAAGTATTGAGAGCGCTTCAGGAAAGTAGAATTTCCAGGGTTGGAAGTGACAAGGATATCAAGGTAGATGTAAGAGTAGTTGCGGCAACCAACAAAGACCTAAAGAAAGAGATCGAGGAAAATAATTTTAGAGAAGATCTTTACCATCGTCTTGCTGTGATCCTTATAGAAGTTCCTGCTTTAAAGAATAGAAAAGATGATATCCCACTTCTGGTAGACCATTTTAGTGAAAAGATCGCTACAGAACAGGGAACTAATAAGAAAGAATTCACAGCAGAAGCAATCGAATTACTAAAGCAGAGTGAATGGCGTGGTAACGTAAGAGAACTTAGAAACGTAGTGGAAAGGCTCATTATTCTTGGAGGTAAGGAAATTACCAGGGAAGACGTCGAGCTCTTCGGAAGTAGGTTCTAA
- a CDS encoding DUF6268 family outer membrane beta-barrel protein — protein sequence MMHKSWILIICLLGVSFLNAQTADLARIEYTYFPQKNSDNSFRRFRAQVAYPIALKKDGAYLVPSVEYRNVNFKFEDPTGFQTTDLDRFQSFTGSLGYTFKFGNDWRFGAEGGLKIASNFSENSILQDDLIYTGSVFFVKIRDKEEVEIPWRLILGLRYSTTTGFPFPLPIVSYYRKWAENWSYTVGIPKTNMKYHFSENSELQAFVTLDGFFANIQRNIDTQPLIFNDRPNAESISMTILLSGLGYQYSITDHLKLYIYGGHTLLNDIRLRDADREDLYTINETNTFYARSGIKFTIF from the coding sequence ATGATGCATAAGTCCTGGATATTGATAATATGTTTGCTAGGTGTTTCATTTCTGAATGCCCAGACAGCTGATCTTGCCAGGATCGAATACACTTATTTTCCGCAGAAAAATTCAGATAACTCCTTCCGAAGGTTTAGAGCGCAGGTAGCATATCCTATTGCTTTAAAAAAGGATGGTGCTTATCTGGTGCCGAGTGTAGAATACAGGAACGTGAATTTCAAATTTGAAGATCCCACAGGATTTCAAACAACAGATCTTGACCGGTTTCAGTCTTTTACCGGCTCTTTAGGTTACACTTTCAAGTTTGGTAATGATTGGAGATTTGGAGCTGAAGGCGGCCTAAAGATCGCGTCAAATTTTTCTGAAAACTCTATACTTCAGGATGATCTCATTTATACAGGTTCAGTATTCTTTGTGAAAATAAGAGATAAGGAGGAAGTAGAAATTCCCTGGAGACTAATACTAGGGTTACGTTATAGTACGACTACCGGATTTCCATTTCCTTTACCTATCGTGAGCTACTATAGAAAATGGGCAGAAAACTGGTCGTATACGGTAGGAATTCCGAAGACCAATATGAAATATCATTTTAGTGAAAATAGCGAATTACAGGCTTTTGTTACACTGGACGGGTTTTTCGCGAATATTCAGCGAAATATTGATACGCAGCCTTTAATTTTTAACGATAGACCAAATGCAGAGAGTATATCCATGACAATATTGCTGAGTGGTTTAGGTTATCAATATAGTATTACCGACCATTTGAAGCTATATATTTATGGTGGACATACTTTATTGAACGATATTAGGTTGCGTGATGCAGATCGAGAGGATCTGTACACAATCAATGAAACAAATACATTTTACGCGAGAAGCGGAATAAAATTTACAATATTCTAA
- a CDS encoding mechanosensitive ion channel family protein, translating to MQEDQSTKEKVTEVIEEDIWGLIQDFWNAGFSYQIGGDDVKITVGMVIIVILSFLLTSVALRLIRSFITSKLMEEDKLKFISVFKFIKYFVYLTVILITLSSTGVDVTILLTASAALFVGLGLALQELFQDVIGGIFIILDKSLLVGDIIEMDGRVARVFEIKLRTTRALTRDDKVMIIPNHKFISDTVYNYTQNHKTTRESVKVGVAYGSDVEKVRTILLECAKEQKGILKKPEPFVLFEDFGDSALMFALHFYVSDSFVDPKVKSELRFKINDKFRLNDITIPFPQRDVHMFYPPGNKIPNNQTTENDA from the coding sequence ATGCAGGAAGATCAATCTACAAAAGAGAAAGTTACAGAAGTAATTGAGGAAGATATCTGGGGTTTGATCCAGGATTTCTGGAATGCCGGATTCAGTTATCAGATAGGAGGTGATGATGTTAAGATCACCGTTGGAATGGTCATTATTGTCATTCTGTCCTTTCTACTGACCAGCGTTGCATTAAGGTTAATTCGATCTTTTATCACCTCAAAGTTGATGGAAGAAGACAAGCTGAAGTTTATTAGCGTCTTTAAATTCATCAAATACTTCGTATATCTTACGGTGATCCTAATTACTTTAAGCTCCACAGGTGTAGATGTAACTATCTTATTAACAGCCTCTGCCGCGTTATTTGTTGGACTTGGTCTGGCTTTGCAGGAATTATTTCAGGATGTAATTGGCGGAATTTTTATTATCCTGGATAAATCACTTCTGGTTGGAGATATTATAGAAATGGATGGCCGGGTGGCACGGGTATTCGAAATTAAACTAAGAACTACCAGGGCGCTTACAAGGGATGATAAAGTAATGATCATTCCAAACCATAAATTTATAAGCGATACAGTATATAACTATACGCAGAATCATAAAACTACCCGGGAATCGGTTAAAGTGGGAGTTGCATATGGAAGCGATGTTGAGAAAGTTAGAACTATCTTGCTAGAATGCGCCAAGGAGCAGAAAGGTATTTTAAAGAAGCCTGAGCCATTCGTGCTTTTTGAAGACTTTGGAGATTCAGCTTTAATGTTTGCATTACATTTCTATGTGTCAGATAGTTTTGTTGATCCAAAGGTGAAGAGTGAATTGAGATTTAAGATTAATGATAAGTTCAGATTGAACGATATTACCATTCCGTTCCCGCAGCGAGATGTGCATATGTTTTATCCGCCAGGGAATAAAATTCCTAATAATCAAACTACTGAGAATGATGCATAA
- a CDS encoding ABC transporter permease, which translates to MRNLKLIISREYLARVRNKTFIVMTFLSPLIFVGMIMLIAYLSMLNSTDQKIIGIHDDTGIFAEEFKDGEQVQYLDLSEKDLQLARTQVLENEYFGLIHISPLNSVSGKPDKIEFFGNETPGFGTIENIEKTISDKLTRKQLIDKGIDVSEIDKARADVSVDIQNFSGEKSSKMSNYIKMFFGGAAGYLLMMFIIIYGNMVMRSVIEEKTNRIIEIIVSSVKPFQLLLGKVLGTSLAGLTQFVVWVVLGSVLLLGLSTFLGIDPMAAQTPATMAMENAGNPKINQLVIDILKLPYASLLSFFVIYFIGGYFLYSSVYAAIGAAVDSETDTQQFMFPVILPLILGIYVGFFSVVENPHGTVSTIFSFIPFTSPIVMLMRIPFGVPWYEILISIIILIGTNFAVLWLSAKIYRVGILMYGKKPSYKELYKWLKY; encoded by the coding sequence ATGCGTAATTTAAAGTTAATCATTAGCAGGGAATATCTTGCCCGGGTGCGCAACAAAACATTTATCGTGATGACGTTTTTGAGTCCGCTCATCTTCGTGGGGATGATCATGTTGATCGCTTATTTAAGTATGCTTAATAGTACCGATCAAAAGATCATTGGAATTCATGATGACACAGGAATATTTGCTGAAGAATTTAAAGATGGAGAGCAGGTTCAATATCTGGATCTATCAGAAAAAGATCTTCAACTTGCCAGGACTCAGGTGCTGGAAAATGAATATTTCGGACTCATCCATATCTCTCCCTTGAATTCTGTTAGTGGCAAACCAGATAAAATCGAATTCTTCGGAAATGAAACACCGGGTTTTGGAACTATAGAAAATATCGAGAAAACTATTTCAGATAAACTAACCCGTAAGCAGCTAATTGATAAAGGAATCGATGTTTCAGAAATTGATAAAGCGAGAGCAGATGTTAGCGTGGATATCCAGAATTTCTCGGGAGAAAAAAGCTCAAAGATGTCTAATTATATTAAAATGTTCTTTGGTGGTGCAGCCGGTTACCTGCTTATGATGTTCATCATTATTTATGGAAACATGGTGATGCGTAGTGTGATTGAGGAAAAGACGAACAGGATCATAGAAATCATTGTTTCTTCAGTAAAACCCTTTCAGTTATTACTGGGGAAAGTTTTGGGGACCAGTCTTGCAGGACTTACACAATTCGTAGTCTGGGTGGTCCTGGGAAGTGTACTTTTATTAGGATTGTCCACTTTCCTTGGCATTGATCCTATGGCAGCACAGACGCCGGCTACTATGGCGATGGAAAATGCTGGGAATCCAAAGATCAATCAGCTGGTGATCGATATTCTGAAGTTACCTTATGCCAGCCTGCTTAGTTTCTTTGTGATCTATTTTATTGGCGGATACTTTCTGTACAGTTCGGTTTATGCAGCGATTGGAGCTGCGGTAGATAGTGAAACTGATACGCAGCAATTTATGTTTCCGGTTATTCTCCCCCTAATTTTAGGGATTTATGTAGGTTTCTTTTCCGTGGTGGAAAACCCGCACGGAACGGTATCAACCATATTTTCATTTATACCTTTCACGTCACCTATTGTAATGCTTATGCGTATTCCATTTGGGGTGCCGTGGTATGAAATCTTAATTTCCATCATTATTTTAATTGGAACCAATTTCGCAGTACTTTGGTTATCAGCAAAAATTTATCGTGTTGGAATCTTGATGTACGGGAAGAAACCAAGCTATAAAGAATTGTATAAGTGGCTTAAGTATTAG